ATAGGAGTTGCTCAGTGGATTGGTTCTATGTTGTGGACTGCCTAAGTCTGCATTTGTTACTGTGCtaataaacaatattaaaaccaCCACCTAATGCTGCTGTATTCATTTACTTCCTTTTGccttttttgtagtttctttcttcttgatAGATCTTTGCTACTCAAACAGCCTAGAGGTAATGCAGACTGAACGTGCTGGTGTTGTCTACCCAGCACTTGTGTTAGGATTGGTACGTTACTCTGGATTTATCCAACAGCCTTGCAGGATAGGTGCTTTAGAGAAGGTTAGATAGTCTAACTCATGATCTTCCAAAGGCAGAGTTCTGCTGTATCTTCGTTAAAGCATTTTCCAACTTGGAAGCGCTGTGGCGGTAAGTGCGTGCGTGAGAAGTGGGCTGTCAAGGAGAAACACCCCCACCACAGTGGAGGGAGCCTGGCAGGACCTAGGCGCACACACCTGGTCCAGAGAAGCTCGTCCAGGGCCCAGGGCGGAGGTACCTGCACTCTCATGACGCATTTTAAAAGAGCACGGTCACTCTGCACTAACGGATCTAAGCTTCATTCAGCAGACAAGCAAACTGCAGGatctattatattattttaaaataactgtaaaagCATTTATCCATctaggtgtaaaaaaaaaaaaaaaaaaaaaaagctagaagcTCAACACCGGGAGAGAAGGCAGGAAATGACCTGTCCATATCTGAGTGACGATTGTTTTACCCAAAAAAACatgatgagaaattttaaataattctaaatCAGCTAGTGCGGCCGCCATACAAGTAAGTTTTCTatctttatatacagtagttctTGGCTTGTACTCACTGAACTGAGCCAAGGGAGGGGGGCCGCactgggtccttgttgctgcgcgagggctactcttagttgcggtgcgcgggcttctcattgcggtggcttctcttgttgcggagcacgggctctaggcacgcgggcttcagtagttgtggaacgtgggctAAGTAGTtatggcccacgggctctagagcacaggctcagtagctgtggcgcacggacttagttgctccgcggcatgtgggatcttcccggaccagggctcgaacctgtgtcccctgcattggcaggaggattcttaaccaccacgcccCCAGGGAAGTTCCACCAAGTGAGTTTGAATTCACTGAACCGCGCCTTAAAAGTATTCAAGATACTACTagacattttaacatttctttgctGGACAGCTTATCTCATACTTTATATTGGAAACTAATAGTTCACTGTTTTCACGGTCAAAACCACTAAGTAGCTTGCTTCCAACTTTACAGTTAGTTACAGTATTGTCAACTTGCTCAACATAGCCCCGTTACTCAGATCTTGCCAATATCTTCAGAGAACCATAGCACAAACTCAGATACCTAACTAACTTGAAGACTACTCCGGAAGGTATGGTATGCCTTGTGGGAAACTGGAAGCTTCACTGTCTTTAAGTGTTCAGCAGTTTCCTACAGAAGGAAGAAACAGCTGGAACATATTTACACCACCTGCTCAATTCATGCTAAACATAATTTGAACAAAGCTAAATCATAGGTTTAGCAAGATCTCTACCAGATAAAAGTTAGCTTAACTTAGTACCCAAATGGTTTACTGTTTGTGATCCAGTTTGGACACACAAAACGTCATTTCGCAATCCTAGACATTAGATGATGAGTGaacttttcaaaaacaaagtCAACGTTTGCATAAAGTTACACAAAATGACAGCTTCTGAAACGGGTTAAAGGGGAGGGGAGCTACTCACAGGTACACGTGCATTCCAcccaaattttattcttttgacaaATGCAACATAATATAGATAACAAAGGTGCTAATTTTAGGGACAAGTCTGAAACAAGGAGAATGCAAATATATTACTTCATGCCAGGCAACAGTAACTGAATTATAACTGAAAGTGCATTAAATTACTTCCCTAGGGGCTTCCTAAGGACCAAAGGTAGAAACGGCCTGTTTTACATGAGTTCACAGACACCTCGAGACAGTCACCATTCAAGAGACAGTTGTGCACCCTAGGGTTTAGTTCTCAGAGCTGGAGTTGCCTTTGCTTCtcctcccaggcagagggaagctCGCTTTGCTCTGGGGCTGGGAGAGTTTGCGGGCTAGCAGGGTGAAGGGCTCGATCAGGGTCTTGCGGTCTGTGACCGTCACCTCCCACAGATGTACCTTCTCGCTCCTGGCCCACCGCTGTGCCACTTCGGCGTCCACTTGTCTCTGCTCAGAAAGGTCAGTTTTGTTTCCTAACACGACAATGGCTACCTGAAAGAAACGGGTAAAAGATCACACTTTGCCAGCATCAGTTCCTAGGCAAAATGGAGGAATAAAACTGTCCCATTCAACAAAGTGCTTCGTCCAAAGTGATCCTCAGGCGTGAGCTGAAGGGTAAAGGGCATTAATTATCTCACCCCTCCTCGCTCAGCGTATCTCCTTAAAAACGCAGATGCTCTACAGGCTGCCGACTACGCAACACCTGAAGTTACTCAACTCCGGCAGGGCTGGAAGACAGACTTGGGGAAATCACTATCGAGGGTACAGATAACGGTTTGACTGAAGTGTGTCTGCATTTCAGTTTAGCTCTACCTGCTGTCTGGGAAACCTGCGATACGTTCTTGAAGATACAACCACGGAACTTCTGGAGCCGTGAGAGGTCTGCAGCCCTGGGGCCTGAGTTCCTTGAGAACGGGAATTGTTCTGTTCACGTCACTCCTAATCCTAGCAAAGCGCCTGACACAGCACTAAATATGTGTTGAACGTACCACCCAATAGGAACGTTTTACCCTAAATGCAAGGCAATCGATCCTTCTCCCCGAATGGAGCACTCGCTACCCCCAGGCAGTGTTTCAGGCGACCAGAAGGGCGGTCACAGTACGCGGGAGGGGAGACAAGTCGTGACCTCCAGATGCTGAGAGAGTGCCCGGAAAGGTACCTGAAGCAGGAGgccggggaggtggaggagggctcCTCTGCGCCCCGGCCGTGCCCCCGCCTCTGGGACGCGCGGTCTGATGCGTCCGGCAGGACGGCGGCGGCAGGGCTCTCCTCCGGGTCTCAGCAGGAGCCGGCCCTCCGGCGCTCCTCACCACCCACCCCCTCTCTGCGGTGAGGGTTCCCTTCCCCTCCAGCAGCTGTGCGTCCTCCCCGGGCGCCCGCAGGGCACAGCAGGCGAGGCGTCCTAGACTCAGGGCCACCTCCAACGCCGTCCCTCCCTAAAAAGCCTCTGGCCGAGGGCCGTTGCTTCTGCCCTGCGCCCCCCCtccggccccccgcccccggcccccggcccggcTGTTGCTGCTCATCCCAGCGCTGGCCCGTGGTCACCCCACATGCTACTCCCGTCATACTGGTGGTGATTTCAGCAGCCCTGGGGGTAACTTCCGGTAACCTCATCCCTGGGCTCCTTGACTTAAGAGATCCTGTCTTCTGACCTCAGCCAGTCACTCCCACGAACCAGAATAACGAACCAGGATAACTGCTCTCCTCTCTGACCTCGAGTGCAGGAATCCCGCTCTGACCGCTGCCTTCCTGGTTCACCCCCACACCCCACTGCAGCAACCCCACAGCACCGCAGGGACCCACGAGCCCCAGCGCTACCACCTCTGTCTCAGTCCTTCAATGCCACTGCTGCCCTCGGCCCTCCCCCACCTGAGCTTCTCCTCGTTCACTCCCTCGCCGTCCTTATCACGCCgtatgcccccccaccccccaccccgccacctcGGTTAAGTTGAACTCTTACCTTTTGCCGACACCATTTACTGAACGTGGCCGGAGAAAAACACAACCCCGCTGGCCAGTCCCAGTTCGTAACCACCGACCTCCAGCGCGGTGCTGTTCTCCAGCAGATACATCACGTTCCCGCCACTTCCCCTGTAAGGATGGCATCTCCTACCTTggtccccctcctccagcccccccacccccccgcttccctcttccttccctgtctCACCCTCAGCTGGTGTCCACACTACATCAGCAAGAAGACAGGAGCAAATAGCAGGGAACTGTCAGGTGCTGCCACCACCACGCCTAACAGCGCCATGGTCCTCTAAGCCCATGTCCCCACCCCCTTCAACCTGGACAAGGATGTCACTCCATCGCTTATCCCCtcacctgcctctctcctctgaaTCATCCCACTGTATACAAACAACCATCTCATCTGAAAAAACCTTCTTACGCATCCTTCTCCAGCTCCTCTCTGTTGCCCTTTCAAGGGACAATATATTTACCCTTTGACTCAAAACTCTTTCAAAGAACTATGTTTGCTGCGCTCAACTCTCTCACATCCAGTCCATTAGACTTTGTCTCACTGTTTGTGTCGTTGTTGAGATCTCCCAAGTTACTGAAGCTGGCCACTTCTCGGCTTTTTTGATCTGCCTTTACTATCTGACATAGCTTGGTCACTTCCTACTTTTTAAAGTGCCGACTTTACTTGCCTTCTGGGACACCCTTATCTCCTGGTGTTCCTCGTACTTCAAAGGCCACTTTGTAGACTCCTTTGCTCCCTTCTCACTTCTCCAGCCGGTAAATGTCAAAGTGCTCTACAGCGAGAGCATCTGAACTAAACTCTGTTTCTCACCTTGTCCCTCAAGGTGAAAGTCAacacagagtgatttttttttttttttttttttggctgcacattatgcgggatcttagttccccaaccagggatcaaacatatgccccctacagtggaagtgtggagtcttaaccactggaccaccagggaagtccccgagtgATCATTTTAAAACAAGTCAAAAGACGGGACTTcctgagagactggcatggacatatatacactaccaaatgtaaaatagatagctagagggaaggagccgcatagcacagggagatcagctcggtgctttgtgtccacctagaggggtgggatagggagggtgggagggagacacaagagggaggggatatggggatatacgtatccgtatagctgattcactttgttataaagcagaaactaacaccattgtaaagcaattatactccaataaaaatgttttattttattattttttaaaaaggcgggatttccctggtggagcagtggctaagactgtgctcccaatgcagggggcctgggttcaatccctggtcagggaactagatcccacacgtatgccgcaactaaggagcctgcctgcagcaactaagacttggtgcaaccaaataaatatttaaaaaataagtcaaaagaGGTTCAACTCTGTTCACATTAAGGACAAATGAAACTACGAAAATACCATTTCACCCAGAAGAGTCACAAAATCCAAAAATTTAACCACACATTGTTGTCAAGACTGAAGAAACAGGCATTTTCATACCATTCCTATGGACAATAACTTGTCACTATATTTACCTTTAACTCAAGAACCTAACTTCTGCTGGTTGATCTTTTACAACTCTAcgttaaaatgtacaaaataataaatgtctaAGATTATTCACTGTAGCATAGTTCATGATAGCAAATGACCAGAgagaacctaagtgtccatcaatctGAGACTGGTTAAATAAGTATGATACATCTACAGCCACACAATGAATACTATGCATCAGTTTATAAAAAAAGGAATCTGAGTACTGCTATGGAAAGGACTCCCCAAGGTATATTACATGAAAAACACAAGGTGTACAACAATATGGTACCTTTGgtacaacagagagaaaaataagaaaaagattatGTACATTTCTATTTGCTTGTATTTACACAGAGAAACTCTGGAAGGATGCCCCCAGACTAGGAAAGGGGTAAAACATTAAAGCAGCATGCTTGAGGTACAGGAAATAGACAGTTGAACCCAGGGGTGGGAACAAGTTCACTAGAGTCCTCTCtatacatcatttttatttttgaaccaTGTGCAACCATTAccctttccattttttaaaacagacatGAAAACAAGTGCCACCCAAGCTAGATAGACCCTGCCATCCCTTTGCCTCCCATCCCGAGTTGCCCTCAGCTctacctccccccaaccccacccactCTGGCCTCAGTGCTGCTCCCGAGCACAGTACAACACGCTCCcgccccggcccctgctcagCTGGGGCCTCCACCTGGAGCAGCCTCCTCTAGACATCGGCTGTGCCCTTCCCTCACACCCTTCAAATCTCTGCTGAAAATCACCTCACCAGGCCTTCCCACATCACCTACAGAAAGCAGTGCCCTCACTCCCCACTCCGCCTGACTTTTCTTCCTACACTGCATCACTCCTCACAATACATATTTGTTCCttgtccctctctcccccaccccccagacagCAGCTTTATGGCAACAGGGACTCTGTTCTATTGTCTATTGTATTCCTTCCGCctcacctagaacagtgccaggcacacagcccAGTAAGCATCTgctatcaaaactacaatgaggtagcacctcacactggtcagaatggtcatcatcaaaaaatctacaaacaacaaatgctggagagggtgtggagaaaagggaaccctccctacactgttggtgggaatgtaaactgatacagccactatggagaacagtatggagtttccttaaaaaactaaaaatagagctgtcatatgatccagcaatcccacttctgggtatatatccggagaaaactctaattcgaaaaaatacatgcaccccaatgttcactgcagcactattcacagtagccaaaacctggaaacaacctaaatgcccatcaacagatgaatggataaagaagacatggtacatatacacaatggaatattactcagctgtaaaaataaacaaaataatgccatttgcagcaacatgcatgcaactagaaattatcatactaagtgaagtaagtcagacagagtaagagaaatatcatatcacttatatgtggaatctaaaatacgacacaaatgaatttatctatgaaacagaaacagactcatagagaacagactggtggttgccaagggggagggggctgggggagggatggagtgggagtttggggttagcagatgcaaactattatatacaggatggataaacaacaaggccctactgtatagcacagagaactatattcaatatcttatgataaaccaaaatggaaaagaatttttaaaagaatatatatgcatttataactgaatcactttgctgtatagcagtaattaacacaacattgtaaatcaactatacttcaataaaaaaatttaaaaataagcatttgctgaatgaatgtgcTTCTTAAATTCCCATAATAACCATATGAgaaaggtactattattatccttattttatagataaggaaactaagacagAAAAGTTAAgaagcagagccaagattcaagtATCAAGTATATGAGTGTTCACTGAACTATACTTTTAACTTTAGCGGGGCAGGGAGGGAAATCTGGGGGATACTCCCCAAAATAATAACAGCACTTATCTGTCTCGGTGGGAAAGATGGGAAACAGGTGGAGAGGAGCCTTCATTACTTACCTTTATATCTTTTGAAGATTGAACCTTGTGAATGTTATCTATTCACAAAGTAAGTtagtattcaaaataataaaaataattaaaatatcaacaaCCCAGAGGTCCTTGAACAGGTGAGTGGTTAAATAAACTTTGGTACATATA
This genomic window from Kogia breviceps isolate mKogBre1 chromosome 5, mKogBre1 haplotype 1, whole genome shotgun sequence contains:
- the NKIRAS1 gene encoding NF-kappa-B inhibitor-interacting Ras-like protein 1 isoform X2 codes for the protein MEDCETMEDVYMASVETDRGVKEQLHLYDTRGLQEGVELPKHYFSFADGFVLVYSVNNLESFQRVELLKKEIDKFKDKKEVAIVVLGNKTDLSEQRQVDAEVAQRWARSEKVHLWEVTVTDRKTLIEPFTLLARKLSQPQSKASFPLPGRRSKGNSSSEN